One Rhizobiales bacterium GAS188 DNA window includes the following coding sequences:
- a CDS encoding glutathione S-transferase, whose amino-acid sequence MSLTLVIGNKNYSSWSLRPWIAMTAAGIVFTEVFIPLDQPDTKERIKRHSPAGKVPVLIDGDITVWESLSVLEHLAERFPKAGLWPEDPAARAEARSVAAEMHSSFAALRSHCPMNLWRPVERRELTPQVEQDVARITQIWRMAREQHGKGSSFLFGGFTAADAMFAPIATRFRTYDIPCDAVSRAYIEAIHELPAFRAWRDAAYKESFVIAQDEVDWPQVKKVPEA is encoded by the coding sequence ATGTCCCTCACGCTCGTCATCGGCAACAAGAATTATTCCTCCTGGTCCTTGCGGCCCTGGATCGCGATGACGGCCGCAGGCATCGTCTTCACCGAAGTCTTCATCCCGCTCGACCAGCCAGACACCAAGGAACGCATCAAGCGCCATTCTCCGGCCGGCAAGGTGCCGGTGCTGATCGACGGCGACATCACGGTCTGGGAATCCCTGTCCGTCCTCGAGCATCTGGCCGAACGCTTCCCCAAGGCCGGGCTCTGGCCCGAAGATCCGGCCGCGCGTGCCGAGGCGCGCTCGGTCGCCGCCGAGATGCATTCGAGCTTCGCGGCGTTGCGCAGCCATTGCCCGATGAATCTGTGGCGCCCGGTCGAGCGGCGCGAGCTAACCCCGCAAGTCGAGCAGGATGTGGCGCGCATCACCCAGATCTGGCGCATGGCGCGCGAGCAACATGGGAAAGGAAGCTCCTTCCTGTTCGGCGGCTTCACGGCGGCGGATGCGATGTTCGCGCCGATCGCGACGCGCTTTCGCACCTATGACATACCCTGCGATGCCGTGAGCCGCGCCTATATCGAGGCGATCCATGAATTGCCTGCTTTCAGGGCCTGGCGGGACGCGGCCTATAAGGAGAGCTTCGTCATCGCCCAGGACGAGGTCGATTGGCCCCAGGTCAAGAAGGTGCCGGAGGCGTGA
- a CDS encoding Helix-hairpin-helix motif-containing protein, translating into MRLSPILALAALGLACAPVSSAFALPGALPADRGATTIVLAAEALLDLNSATKKELSALPGIGDVRSDAIIKGRPYKGKDELVQKGIVPDSVYQQIKDKIIAKQK; encoded by the coding sequence ATGCGTCTTTCGCCGATTCTCGCTCTCGCCGCGCTGGGCCTTGCTTGCGCTCCCGTTTCCAGCGCCTTCGCCCTGCCGGGCGCCCTCCCCGCCGATCGCGGCGCGACGACGATCGTGCTTGCCGCCGAAGCGCTCCTCGACCTCAATTCGGCGACCAAGAAGGAGCTGTCGGCGCTGCCCGGCATCGGCGATGTGCGCTCCGACGCCATCATCAAGGGCCGCCCCTATAAGGGCAAGGACGAGCTCGTCCAGAAGGGCATCGTCCCCGACAGCGTCTATCAGCAGATCAAGGACAAGATCATCGCCAAGCAGAAATAG